A stretch of the Polyangiaceae bacterium genome encodes the following:
- a CDS encoding protein kinase, translating to MNVGAIVAGKYRILRKLGEGGMGSVWLAKNEVTERELAIKFLHETSDRPHTADQLSRFFQEARVAGKLRHPSIVEIFDAGTEPTLKNAPYLVMELLDGIGLEQAIQRASALPLGISLEIMADVCRALALAHDKGIIHRDLKPSNVYLHKSGSGALVPKVLDFGISKVLVDESTGKQVTGMTRTGAVLGSPLYMSPEQAAGDKSIDARSDVHALGVLLWECLVGRPPFIADTYGLLLVEIIQGDRPNLGSVLAGVPPDVAELVGRAIARDRNLRQRDAGVLAKELEAALERLGHSPVLSTRDGAERFFALVGGEGASRAFEGTTTTAALELPTPAPEAPAPAQSAQQDPPTAPLRPLDQAPPVSRVPGQRSPLPLAGVVAGVVLLAGAGVFFAMRSSPEQGAPSAEPAGPATAGAVATATASPEPSVAPLLSAQAPPPSAGVVEPPPKKPAVVAAKPRPPEAQPKPKPTAPPVHHGVTSSGL from the coding sequence GTGAACGTCGGGGCCATCGTCGCAGGCAAGTACCGGATCCTTCGCAAGCTGGGCGAGGGTGGGATGGGTAGCGTGTGGCTGGCCAAGAACGAGGTCACCGAGCGCGAGCTCGCCATCAAGTTCCTGCACGAGACCTCCGATCGCCCGCACACCGCCGACCAGCTGAGCCGCTTCTTTCAGGAAGCCCGCGTCGCCGGCAAGCTCCGCCACCCCAGCATCGTCGAGATCTTCGACGCCGGCACGGAGCCCACGCTCAAGAACGCGCCCTACCTGGTGATGGAGCTGCTCGACGGCATCGGTCTCGAGCAAGCCATCCAGCGGGCCAGCGCCCTGCCGCTGGGCATCTCCCTCGAGATCATGGCCGACGTGTGCCGCGCGCTCGCGCTCGCCCACGACAAGGGCATCATCCACCGCGACCTCAAGCCATCGAACGTGTACCTGCACAAGTCCGGGTCCGGTGCCCTGGTGCCCAAGGTGCTCGACTTCGGCATCAGCAAGGTGCTGGTGGACGAGAGCACAGGCAAGCAGGTGACCGGGATGACGCGCACCGGCGCCGTGCTCGGCTCGCCGCTCTACATGAGCCCCGAGCAGGCCGCCGGAGACAAGAGCATCGACGCGCGCAGCGACGTGCACGCGCTCGGGGTCTTGCTCTGGGAGTGCCTGGTCGGGCGACCGCCGTTCATCGCCGACACCTATGGGCTGCTCCTGGTGGAGATCATCCAGGGTGATCGCCCGAATCTCGGCAGCGTGTTGGCCGGCGTTCCGCCGGACGTCGCGGAGCTGGTAGGTCGAGCCATCGCGCGGGACCGCAACCTGCGGCAGCGTGACGCGGGTGTGCTGGCGAAGGAGCTGGAAGCAGCGCTCGAGCGGCTCGGTCACTCTCCCGTGCTGTCCACTCGGGACGGAGCCGAACGGTTCTTCGCGCTCGTGGGCGGAGAAGGGGCTAGTCGAGCGTTCGAAGGCACCACGACCACGGCTGCGCTGGAATTGCCTACGCCCGCACCAGAGGCACCGGCCCCCGCTCAGAGCGCCCAGCAGGACCCGCCGACGGCGCCTCTCCGCCCGCTCGACCAGGCGCCACCCGTGTCCCGGGTTCCCGGACAGCGCTCGCCGCTGCCGCTCGCGGGCGTCGTTGCGGGGGTCGTCCTCCTGGCAGGAGCCGGCGTGTTCTTCGCGATGCGGTCGAGCCCGGAACAAGGCGCCCCCTCGGCCGAGCCGGCTGGGCCGGCGACCGCCGGAGCGGTGGCGACGGCGACGGCGTCACCCGAACCCAGCGTCGCGCCGCTGCTCTCTGCACAGGCGCCGCCTCCCAGCGCCGGCGTCGTCGAGCCTCCGCCCAAGAAGCCGGCCGTGGTGGCTGCGAAGCCGAGGCCGCCGGAGGCGCAGCCCAAGCCAAAGCCGACCGCGCCCCCGGTACACCACGGCGTGACCAGCTCCGGGCTGTGA
- a CDS encoding tetratricopeptide repeat protein has product MRWLGAFALIVATGCAGTPQAAPTTALVVPPPPPGSDAAETPARVRARTHDEPCVRDDTPEGVEHAAAARSRGTVALRDRRFEEALAAFRESYAGSCTNATLFLMAVCLERLDELDAARELIDDYAHSEQSAIGHRRATSYRACIERRRRSPAIDCLAEELANVP; this is encoded by the coding sequence ATGCGCTGGTTGGGTGCGTTCGCACTGATCGTCGCGACCGGGTGCGCCGGGACACCCCAGGCCGCTCCGACGACTGCGCTGGTCGTGCCGCCGCCGCCTCCCGGGAGTGACGCCGCAGAGACCCCGGCCCGGGTGCGGGCTCGCACCCACGACGAACCCTGCGTCAGGGACGACACGCCCGAGGGCGTCGAGCATGCGGCCGCGGCGCGCTCTCGCGGGACCGTCGCGCTCCGGGACCGGCGCTTCGAGGAGGCGCTCGCGGCGTTCCGCGAGTCCTACGCCGGCTCCTGCACCAACGCTACCTTGTTCCTGATGGCCGTGTGTCTGGAGCGCCTCGATGAGCTGGACGCTGCGCGAGAGCTCATCGACGACTACGCACACTCCGAGCAATCGGCGATCGGGCATCGTCGTGCGACGAGCTACCGCGCCTGCATCGAGCGGCGCAGGCGGAGCCCGGCGATCGATTGTCTGGCGGAGGAGCTCGCGAACGTGCCGTGA
- a CDS encoding AMP-binding protein encodes MSESPLVHRFAELARERAEHPAIIDDRERVSFALLGERVARVAAELRARGLGGKRVAMLVTQGSGWVEAFLGIIAADAVAVPLSHLHPEAEQAWFVEVSRAAAIVVSADTAARVAPWAGALPVLAIEALRESRLPPALADTRADDVAVILYTSGTTGRPKGALISQGNLEATARLLGEAWHWSAADVLLHCLPLHHLHGLGIALLTSLLAGSTTRMLEKFDGPRLWEEMARASVLMGVPTMHKKLLDAFDAADPETRARWASHAGALRLVTSGSAALPATVGERFRELTGRYPLERFGMTEIGVGSSNPVDGERVPGSAGPVLPGMSLRIVKEDGSDVGPGEPGEIWLKGPSVFLGYDDNPEATREAFVDGWFRSGDTATFLEHGYVKILGRTSVDILKSGGYKLSALEIEEVLREHDAVADVAVVGLPDETWGEIAVAAVIAREGRREELEGEALRAWAKSRIASYKVPKRVVVLADFPRNPVGKVVKPELAKLLAQLQ; translated from the coding sequence TTGTCCGAGAGCCCGCTGGTCCACCGCTTCGCCGAGCTCGCGCGCGAGCGCGCCGAGCACCCCGCCATCATCGACGACCGAGAGCGCGTGTCCTTCGCGCTCCTGGGCGAGCGCGTGGCGCGCGTGGCCGCGGAGCTCAGAGCGCGTGGCCTCGGCGGCAAGCGCGTGGCGATGCTGGTGACCCAGGGCTCGGGTTGGGTCGAGGCCTTCCTGGGCATCATCGCCGCGGACGCCGTCGCGGTTCCTCTCTCGCACCTGCACCCGGAGGCCGAGCAGGCGTGGTTCGTCGAGGTCAGTCGCGCCGCGGCCATCGTGGTCAGCGCGGACACCGCCGCCCGAGTCGCCCCTTGGGCGGGCGCGCTACCCGTGCTCGCGATCGAGGCGCTGCGCGAGAGCCGACTCCCACCAGCGCTCGCCGACACCCGGGCGGACGACGTCGCGGTCATCCTCTATACCAGCGGCACCACCGGCAGGCCGAAGGGCGCGCTGATCTCCCAGGGCAACCTCGAGGCCACGGCGCGCCTGCTCGGCGAAGCCTGGCACTGGTCCGCCGCCGACGTGCTCCTGCACTGTCTGCCGCTGCACCACCTGCACGGGCTCGGCATCGCCCTGCTCACCTCGCTCCTGGCCGGCAGCACCACGCGCATGCTGGAGAAGTTCGACGGCCCGCGCCTGTGGGAGGAGATGGCGCGAGCCAGCGTGCTGATGGGCGTGCCCACCATGCACAAGAAGCTGCTCGACGCCTTCGACGCGGCGGACCCCGAGACGCGGGCGCGCTGGGCCTCGCACGCCGGAGCGCTCCGCCTGGTGACCAGCGGCTCGGCGGCGCTGCCGGCGACGGTGGGCGAGCGGTTCCGGGAGCTCACCGGACGCTACCCGCTCGAGCGCTTCGGCATGACGGAGATCGGCGTCGGCAGCAGCAACCCCGTGGACGGCGAGCGCGTGCCCGGCAGCGCCGGGCCGGTGCTCCCCGGCATGTCGCTCCGCATCGTCAAAGAGGACGGCAGCGACGTCGGCCCGGGCGAGCCCGGCGAGATCTGGCTGAAGGGGCCGAGCGTGTTCCTGGGCTACGACGACAACCCGGAGGCCACGCGCGAGGCGTTCGTTGACGGCTGGTTCCGGAGCGGCGACACAGCCACCTTTCTCGAGCACGGCTACGTGAAGATCTTGGGGCGCACCTCCGTGGACATCCTGAAGAGCGGTGGCTACAAGCTCTCGGCGCTCGAGATCGAGGAGGTGCTGCGCGAGCACGACGCCGTCGCGGACGTGGCCGTGGTCGGTCTGCCGGACGAGACCTGGGGGGAAATCGCCGTCGCGGCGGTGATCGCCCGGGAAGGGCGGCGTGAGGAGCTGGAAGGCGAAGCGCTACGCGCCTGGGCGAAGTCGCGCATCGCGTCCTACAAGGTGCCGAAGCGCGTCGTCGTGCTCGCCGACTTCCCGCGCAACCCCGTGGGCAAGGTGGTGAAGCCCGAGCTCGCCAAGCTGCTGGCTCAGTTGCAGTAG
- a CDS encoding AMP-binding protein, with protein sequence MRPWSRPPRARFNFARHLLDQNTARASKIAFADDLGTLGYGTPDERVRRLAAGLRYLGIRREERVLLLMQDCNDWPVCFLGALYADDPAFWLCSSGSTGRPKGVVHSGRREGAPRALQVSALHRARRRLAQDSRWQGPALQAARARSRAAGLTRFEGARADSRSTLLAPHRRASVDVRVVTRYARAHAPTQNNRPRPCSPVCLAHRRVQQGEGR encoded by the coding sequence ATCCGCCCGTGGTCGAGGCCCCCCCGGGCGCGGTTCAACTTCGCCAGGCATTTGCTCGACCAGAATACCGCGCGGGCCTCCAAGATCGCGTTCGCTGACGACCTGGGCACGCTCGGCTACGGCACGCCGGATGAGCGCGTTCGCCGTCTTGCTGCCGGGCTGCGCTACCTGGGCATCCGACGCGAGGAGCGCGTGCTGCTCTTGATGCAGGACTGCAACGACTGGCCGGTGTGCTTCCTGGGCGCCCTGTACGCCGACGATCCAGCGTTCTGGCTCTGCTCGTCCGGCTCGACCGGTCGCCCCAAAGGCGTCGTACACTCAGGCCGCCGTGAAGGAGCGCCTCGCGCCCTACAAGTATCCGCGCTTCATCGAGCTCGTCGCCGACTTGCCCAAGACAGCCGCTGGCAAGGTCCAGCGCTACAAGCTGCGCGAGCGCGAAGCCGGGCGGCTGGCCTGACCCGGTTCGAGGGCGCTCGCGCGGACTCCCGGTCCACGTTGCTCGCGCCGCATCGCCGTGCGAGCGTTGATGTCCGCGTCGTGACTAGGTACGCTCGCGCGCATGCTCCAACTCAGAATAATCGGCCTCGTCCCTGCTCTCCTGTCTGCCTCGCTCACCGTCGCGTGCAACAAGGAGAAGGCCGGTGA